From a single Candidatus Izimaplasma bacterium HR1 genomic region:
- the pheT gene encoding Phenylalanine--tRNA ligase beta subunit, producing the protein MKVSLNHLRELVKTDISAQELSELFNLHSGEVEEYYQLATASNVVVGHVLSKEQHPDADKLSVCQVNIGGETSQIVCGAPNVDQGQMVIVAKPGAVLPGGFKIKTSTIRGVESNGMICSLAELGLDKKFVYSEGIEVIKEKCEPGDNPLEVLSLIDEVMALDLTPNRADLLSVMGVAYDTAAILDVELTPRKICIKEAAKECTVKIAIETENCTSYYARIIEDIEVKESPQWMKSRLIASGIRPINNVVDITNYVMLETGQPLHAFDYDTITTNKISVRMANPGEILKTLDEQDRTLTVDDIVITDGEKAVALGGVMGGCSTEITDTSKTVLLESANFNPSNIRKTSRRLDLRSEASTRFERKIDPKRTILALELATELFQKYAAGKVLKGHQAVDNIDYTEKVITTSTKQINDNLGSNLSNNEVMDILRRLNFDVKEDKNNLLVTLPTRRQDMTTYQDIVEEVGRIVGYDKLPLTLPKTVSKGFLSPSQLFRRELISKLTGLGLTEVVTYSLVNENRINDFTKEPSTSTRVALPMSLDRSTLTSSPLVGIIDVLKYNINRKNNDIFVFELGKRYNESEKLVVSGALTGVMSQTLWQGKKEVVDFFTVKGILDTLFDKLHLGHLEYEVSKDYKNLHPGQTAIIKDRSGQVGFIGKLHPEYAKDHDLKDVYVFELEIEKMDQVKRVLKKVKEINKFPEMTRDIAIVLEDTVLTKDILDAINKAGKRMLLSSEVFDLYKGTPLDENQKSLAIKLVFSDPKRTLETKEVDQRVNEILGVLKARFNAELR; encoded by the coding sequence ATGAAAGTATCATTAAACCATCTAAGAGAATTAGTAAAGACTGACATTAGTGCACAAGAATTAAGTGAACTATTTAATCTTCACTCAGGTGAAGTAGAAGAATATTATCAATTAGCAACAGCATCAAATGTTGTTGTAGGACATGTGTTATCTAAAGAACAACATCCTGACGCTGACAAACTAAGTGTTTGTCAAGTCAATATTGGTGGAGAAACTTCACAAATTGTTTGTGGAGCACCTAATGTTGATCAAGGCCAAATGGTTATTGTGGCTAAACCAGGCGCAGTTTTACCAGGTGGGTTCAAAATCAAAACTTCGACAATAAGAGGTGTAGAATCAAACGGTATGATTTGTAGTTTAGCTGAACTGGGTTTAGATAAGAAATTCGTTTATTCTGAAGGAATCGAAGTTATCAAAGAAAAATGTGAACCAGGAGATAACCCTCTAGAAGTTTTAAGCTTAATTGATGAGGTAATGGCTTTAGATTTAACACCTAACCGTGCTGATTTACTTAGTGTAATGGGTGTTGCTTATGATACCGCAGCTATTCTAGATGTTGAACTAACTCCTCGTAAAATCTGTATTAAAGAAGCAGCAAAAGAATGTACAGTAAAAATAGCTATTGAAACTGAAAATTGCACTTCATATTACGCCCGTATTATTGAAGACATTGAAGTTAAAGAATCACCACAATGGATGAAATCAAGATTAATTGCTAGTGGTATCCGCCCAATTAATAACGTTGTTGATATTACAAACTACGTAATGTTAGAAACAGGGCAGCCTCTTCATGCTTTTGATTATGACACTATTACAACAAACAAGATATCTGTGCGTATGGCAAACCCTGGTGAGATACTTAAAACATTAGATGAACAAGACCGCACTTTAACTGTTGACGACATCGTTATTACTGATGGTGAAAAAGCAGTTGCACTTGGTGGAGTAATGGGTGGATGTAGTACAGAAATTACTGATACTAGTAAAACCGTGTTACTTGAAAGTGCTAACTTCAACCCAAGCAATATTAGAAAAACATCAAGAAGGTTAGATCTAAGAAGTGAAGCTTCAACTCGTTTTGAAAGAAAAATAGATCCAAAAAGAACAATTCTTGCTTTAGAACTAGCAACAGAATTGTTCCAAAAATATGCAGCTGGTAAGGTTTTAAAAGGACATCAAGCAGTTGATAATATTGATTACACAGAAAAAGTAATCACAACTTCAACAAAGCAAATTAATGATAATTTAGGTTCTAACTTATCCAACAATGAAGTAATGGATATATTAAGAAGACTAAACTTCGATGTAAAAGAAGATAAAAACAATTTGCTAGTTACACTTCCAACAAGAAGACAAGATATGACAACATATCAAGACATCGTTGAAGAAGTAGGTAGAATTGTTGGTTACGATAAGTTACCACTAACTTTACCTAAGACTGTATCTAAAGGATTCTTATCTCCTTCTCAATTATTTAGAAGAGAACTTATAAGTAAACTTACTGGTTTAGGTCTAACAGAAGTAGTTACCTACTCATTAGTAAATGAAAATAGAATTAACGATTTTACAAAAGAACCATCAACTTCAACAAGAGTAGCTCTCCCAATGAGTCTAGATAGAAGTACACTAACTTCTTCACCACTAGTTGGAATTATCGATGTTTTAAAATACAATATCAACCGTAAGAACAATGATATCTTCGTCTTTGAATTAGGGAAAAGATATAATGAAAGTGAAAAACTTGTTGTATCAGGAGCTCTAACAGGAGTGATGTCACAAACACTTTGGCAAGGTAAAAAAGAAGTAGTAGACTTTTTTACTGTCAAAGGAATTCTCGATACATTATTTGATAAACTACATTTAGGTCACCTAGAATATGAAGTAAGTAAAGACTACAAAAACTTACATCCAGGTCAAACAGCTATTATAAAAGATAGAAGTGGTCAGGTAGGGTTTATTGGTAAACTTCATCCTGAATACGCTAAAGATCATGACTTAAAAGATGTATATGTCTTTGAATTAGAAATAGAAAAAATGGATCAAGTAAAACGTGTTCTAAAAAAAGTAAAAGAAATTAACAAATTCCCAGAAATGACACGTGATATCGCAATTGTCTTAGAAGACACAGTTTTAACTAAAGATATTCTCGATGCGATTAATAAAGCTGGAAAAAGAATGTTACTATCAAGTGAAGTATTTGATTTATACAAAGGTACACCACTAGATGAGAATCAAAAATCATTGGCTATTAAATTAGTGTTTAGCGATCCAAAGAGAACTCTAGAAACTAAAGAAGTAGATCAAAGAGTAAATGAAATCTTAGGAGTACTTAAAGCTAGATTTAACGCTGAACTAAGATAG
- a CDS encoding Alpha/beta hydrolase family protein, whose protein sequence is MEKDLVLIINGAGTNGSELKSLYKELARNEKYFVYYPGIMPGAFIGTHFPKSTTKNFIEFIDSTMEIVNQQEFKNVYLIGYSLGASTAAIMASRSDKIKKLILIAPIVKNPNYSKFLRGLSFSLSYSKNLTRVQKIFYSEFIKRFIKVPKIHIWHLQVYLHFTKNYLKKIDKPTLIIETINDELVKRKTIDQIEKNMDHQDFERYKVDSSHFLFFDRDVRDDVINKVKTYLEEE, encoded by the coding sequence ATGGAAAAAGACTTAGTCCTGATAATAAATGGTGCTGGTACAAACGGTAGTGAGCTAAAATCTTTATACAAAGAATTAGCTAGAAATGAAAAGTACTTCGTTTACTACCCAGGAATTATGCCAGGAGCATTTATTGGAACTCATTTCCCAAAATCAACAACCAAAAACTTTATTGAATTTATTGATTCTACCATGGAAATTGTAAATCAACAAGAATTCAAGAATGTTTACCTAATAGGATATAGCTTAGGAGCTTCTACCGCCGCTATAATGGCTTCTAGAAGCGACAAAATAAAAAAACTTATCCTCATCGCACCAATCGTTAAAAATCCTAACTACAGTAAATTTCTACGAGGATTATCATTCAGTTTATCGTATTCAAAGAACTTAACACGAGTTCAAAAAATATTCTATAGTGAATTTATTAAAAGATTTATAAAAGTCCCAAAAATTCATATTTGGCACTTACAAGTATATCTTCACTTTACAAAGAATTATTTAAAGAAAATAGACAAACCAACATTAATTATCGAGACAATCAATGATGAATTAGTAAAAAGAAAAACAATCGATCAAATCGAAAAAAATATGGACCATCAAGACTTTGAAAGATATAAAGTAGACTCATCACATTTCTTATTCTTTGATCGTGATGTAAGAGACGATGTTATCAATAAAGTTAAAACATATTTAGAGGAGGAGTAA
- the pheS gene encoding Phenylalanine--tRNA ligase alpha subunit — MSVLDKLKAIQESALEDIKVIKSMHELNDVKAKYLGKKGVFSDVMKLMKDLPNEERPSFGKMTNETKQVILKYIEEQRTLIERVKVEEQLSKETIDVTLPGKRMSSGNRHLLTQVVEELEDLFIGMGYEIMEGPEVETDEYNFEKLNLPKDHPARDMQDTFYITEDTLLRTHTSPVQIRTMLEVGGTEPIKILCPGKVYRRDDDDATHSHQFMQIEGLVVDETTSMADLKGTLLEVANKMFGEGRDIRLRPSYFPFTEPSVEVDISCHNCNGKGCNICKGTGWIEVLGAGIVNNNVLEASGYDSTKYRGFAFGIGVERMAMLKYGINDIRQFYTNDLRFNKQFKK, encoded by the coding sequence ATGAGTGTTTTAGATAAACTAAAAGCAATTCAAGAAAGTGCATTAGAAGATATCAAAGTTATCAAATCAATGCATGAATTAAATGATGTTAAAGCGAAATACCTTGGTAAAAAGGGTGTCTTTAGTGATGTCATGAAACTAATGAAGGATTTACCAAACGAAGAAAGACCATCATTTGGTAAAATGACAAATGAAACAAAACAAGTAATTCTCAAATATATTGAAGAACAACGTACTCTGATTGAAAGAGTAAAAGTTGAAGAACAACTTTCAAAAGAAACAATAGATGTTACCTTGCCAGGTAAAAGAATGAGTTCAGGAAACCGTCATCTACTTACGCAAGTAGTAGAAGAGTTAGAAGACTTATTTATTGGTATGGGGTATGAAATCATGGAAGGACCTGAAGTTGAAACAGATGAATACAACTTCGAAAAATTAAACCTTCCAAAAGATCACCCAGCTCGTGATATGCAAGATACATTCTATATCACTGAAGATACACTTCTAAGAACTCACACATCTCCTGTACAAATTCGTACAATGTTAGAAGTTGGAGGAACCGAGCCAATTAAAATATTATGTCCCGGAAAAGTATATCGAAGAGATGATGATGATGCTACTCATAGTCATCAGTTCATGCAAATTGAAGGTTTAGTAGTTGATGAAACAACTTCGATGGCTGACTTAAAAGGAACACTATTAGAAGTCGCAAATAAAATGTTTGGTGAAGGAAGAGATATTAGATTAAGACCATCATATTTCCCATTTACTGAACCAAGTGTAGAAGTAGATATAAGTTGCCATAATTGTAATGGTAAAGGATGTAATATTTGTAAAGGTACTGGATGGATAGAAGTTTTAGGCGCAGGAATTGTTAATAATAACGTATTAGAAGCTAGTGGTTATGATAGCACTAAATATCGAGGGTTTGCCTTCGGGATAGGTGTTGAACGTATGGCTATGTTAAAATACGGAATCAATGATATTAGACAGTTCTATACAAACGATCTACGATTCAACAAACAGTTTAAGAAATAA
- a CDS encoding Bax inhibitor 1 like protein yields MSAVKRNPVYPELRYNYSGDKKATYLGMFWKIGLLLIVLFISIYFGYTFASEPTYVNILIYIGVTPITAYIALRLALKVEPLTALLSFVFSTTFGITLGFIIRLIYRVGEDSILLIAIFTTIIVLVVYLIIFLIKPLRVQNSMYQGMIGMFLGIAFSIVGSLGLDYLNITYSYDQLFLMVPIFSFLAAIFYTVDFNKINTLVEADAPKLKEWNLALGLLLTIVWVYIRIVELILYIIYKNNQRRKRS; encoded by the coding sequence ATGAGTGCTGTGAAGAGAAATCCAGTTTACCCAGAATTAAGATATAACTATTCGGGGGACAAAAAAGCAACCTATCTTGGAATGTTTTGGAAAATCGGGTTATTACTAATTGTTCTTTTTATTTCGATTTATTTTGGATACACGTTTGCAAGTGAACCAACTTATGTAAATATTTTAATCTATATCGGAGTGACACCAATCACTGCATACATAGCTCTTAGGCTTGCCCTGAAAGTAGAACCATTAACTGCACTTTTATCATTTGTTTTCTCAACTACATTCGGAATTACTCTTGGGTTTATTATCCGCTTAATTTACCGAGTTGGAGAGGATTCGATATTGCTAATAGCAATATTTACAACAATAATTGTGTTAGTTGTCTATTTAATAATCTTCTTAATCAAACCACTTCGAGTTCAAAATTCGATGTATCAAGGTATGATAGGAATGTTCTTAGGAATAGCATTTTCAATAGTGGGAAGTTTAGGTTTGGATTATTTAAATATAACTTACTCTTATGATCAGTTATTTCTAATGGTTCCTATATTTAGTTTTCTTGCGGCAATCTTCTATACAGTAGATTTTAATAAAATCAATACTTTAGTCGAGGCTGATGCACCAAAACTTAAAGAATGGAACTTAGCATTAGGGTTACTACTTACAATAGTATGGGTATATATAAGAATAGTCGAACTGATTTTGTATATCATTTATAAAAACAATCAGAGAAGAAAAAGAAGCTAA
- a CDS encoding Bax inhibitor 1 like protein — protein sequence MRFRGENPVYKYGNYEEAYSDTDAATYTGVAVKTGLLLAIIAFSALYFASTLSFSTFSAITLAPIIAAPIIAIIAVIMTHRMPQIAFATSILYAICEGVFLGFISALFAFAYGGEIVQMALIGTFGVLAGMLFLYSTGTIRVGSFFRKFMFSMLIGLIFASLGLLLLSFTSLLSFAAFDTLYVGIVVISVVISSLFLLVDFDNITRYVESSAPKQYEWSLSLGLVVTIVWIYIELLRFFAILARRN from the coding sequence ATGAGATTTAGAGGAGAAAATCCTGTATATAAATATGGAAATTACGAGGAAGCATATAGTGATACAGATGCAGCTACTTATACTGGAGTAGCAGTAAAAACTGGATTACTATTAGCAATCATTGCTTTTTCTGCATTATATTTTGCTAGTACTTTAAGTTTTAGTACATTTAGTGCAATAACTCTTGCACCAATCATCGCAGCACCAATCATTGCTATAATTGCTGTAATAATGACTCATAGAATGCCACAAATTGCCTTTGCAACATCAATTCTGTACGCAATTTGTGAAGGAGTATTTCTTGGTTTCATTAGTGCATTATTTGCATTTGCATATGGCGGAGAAATAGTTCAAATGGCATTAATTGGAACATTCGGAGTCCTTGCTGGAATGTTGTTCTTATATTCGACTGGAACAATTAGAGTAGGAAGTTTCTTCAGAAAATTTATGTTCTCAATGTTAATAGGGTTAATCTTTGCTTCGTTAGGTTTATTATTACTAAGTTTTACAAGCCTATTATCTTTTGCAGCATTTGATACTTTATATGTTGGTATCGTAGTTATAAGTGTTGTTATATCAAGTCTCTTTTTATTAGTAGATTTTGATAATATTACTAGATACGTAGAATCAAGTGCACCAAAACAATATGAATGGTCTTTATCATTAGGATTAGTTGTTACTATTGTTTGGATATATATTGAGTTACTAAGATTCTTTGCAATTTTAGCTAGAAGAAATTAG
- the polC_3 gene encoding DNA polymerase III PolC-type, with protein MNDNFLNLLKQLNLQEKTDIYNGDLVEILIDPTTDSWLFDVEFDEPISISDFEAFHLQIQELPKEIKSCKKAELTIRYKNNDFKRLEDYYDFVLKRLAVNKPRFSAIVDFDIEINKNRIEVICPSDGTFVTAMLYEIKSELLKMGFDALLATRICKKQPKIKDRIIKEGVDFENTVNQQQEFEVVEKRYVSFNNNAVRGIKHTIADVPKTENDLIEYKSMSENTIFTLEGEITKVDYRALNTGTHLYTFILSNDVDSIYLKKFVKDKDEKKFMDGTKVGMLAKIKGNASFDKFSDEVTVTAIVFERTNYIIPKDPRKDLATEKRVELHLHTKMSTLDGIDNITDFVNTAKKWGHEAIALTDHGNVQSFPELYKATKDKSIKPIYGCEFTFVDERDLQIVQNPIDIAFTDATYVVFDIETTGLSVNYDKIIEISAIKVKNNQVIDQYDTFVNPERPISLLTTRLTSIKNSDVALAPKIEEVIPEFKKFFEGSIMVAHNAHFDMGFIYSVLKQNDLYDKEITTIDTLQIARSLYSNQLKRFNLKAVSKFFKVNLEQHHRAEYDTRATQEIFLHMLRDARHQGITNIKDFNMLSDKSDAYKHSISKHINILVKNQQGLRNLYKIVSDANTTHFHREARLLRSVLDENREGLLVGSGCMNSKLFEIAKNKSYEELKEYAKYYDYLEVQPIRDFAHLEQDMDNFKVNIQDTITRIIKVGKELNIPVIATGDVHHIREMDKKYREIYVVTPLVGGGLHPLSRYKNIPSQYFRTTNEMLEEFFFVDEETRTEIVITNSQLINSKIEFVKAFIPELYAPKDDFLALEGIPSVQNKLIKMVNDKARGLYGDTLPKIVEDRINKEVKSITENKFSTVYYISHLLVKKSLDEGYLVGSRGSVGSSLVATLMDITEVNPLPPHYVCPKCKFSSFKMTTEEKGKYSFEENEIRLQAILDKYQTGYDLPNETCPVCSEDLKKDGHSIPFETFLGFKGDKVPDIDLNFSGDYQPAVHEYIRKIFGHERAFRAGTISTVAEKTAFGYVKGFLEKKDLTMRKAEIERNASHITGTKRSTGQHPGGIVVVPSYKEIIDVTPIQFPADDTTGNWRTTHFDYHSFEDNLFKLDVLGHDDPTMIRFLMDYVKEHPIDFPFSDATEIPLDDPKVYSLLSTTQSIGLSPDELGLDSEVASFGVPEMGTRFVRDMLKDSRPNTFADIVKISGLSHGTDVWLNNAKDLVTNRTSFGKIAFKDVIGCRDDIMVSLIAWGMEEATAFEISEFIRKGKAAGNPDKWEGYKLIMRDHKIPNWYIWSCGKIKYMFPKAHATAYVIMALRIAWFKYYHPIVFYSAYFSKRASDFDVYALKGGEYEIYKKYREIMDKGNAASETEKRTAVVLEVAYEMVKRGFKFKNINLHKSEARDFVIDEDNKSLIIPFITIDGLGLKVAESVVTARTEREFKSKDDIKERTSLSKTLFNKLDMLDVFEGMPDNSQMNLFNLS; from the coding sequence ATGAATGATAATTTTTTAAACTTACTAAAACAATTAAATCTCCAAGAGAAAACAGATATATATAATGGTGATTTAGTCGAAATCCTAATCGATCCAACTACTGATAGTTGGCTTTTTGATGTGGAATTTGATGAACCGATTTCAATAAGTGATTTTGAAGCTTTTCATCTACAAATACAAGAATTACCAAAAGAAATAAAATCTTGTAAGAAAGCTGAATTAACTATTAGGTATAAGAACAACGACTTCAAAAGGCTTGAAGATTATTATGATTTTGTTCTAAAGCGTTTGGCAGTAAATAAGCCAAGATTTAGTGCGATAGTAGATTTTGATATTGAAATAAATAAAAACCGTATTGAAGTAATATGTCCTAGTGATGGGACATTTGTTACTGCAATGTTATACGAGATAAAATCAGAACTATTAAAAATGGGGTTTGATGCTTTATTAGCAACAAGAATATGTAAAAAGCAACCTAAAATAAAAGACCGAATTATTAAAGAAGGTGTTGATTTTGAAAACACTGTAAATCAACAACAAGAATTCGAAGTTGTTGAAAAGAGATATGTTAGTTTTAATAACAATGCAGTGCGAGGAATTAAACATACAATTGCCGATGTACCTAAAACAGAAAATGATTTAATCGAATATAAATCTATGAGTGAGAATACAATCTTTACCCTTGAAGGTGAAATTACCAAAGTAGATTACCGCGCTTTAAATACGGGTACTCATCTCTATACTTTTATCCTTAGTAATGATGTAGATTCTATATATCTTAAAAAGTTTGTAAAAGACAAAGATGAGAAGAAATTTATGGATGGTACAAAAGTAGGAATGCTTGCCAAAATTAAAGGTAATGCATCATTTGATAAATTCTCTGATGAAGTAACTGTAACTGCAATTGTCTTTGAAAGAACAAACTACATAATACCAAAAGATCCTCGAAAAGATTTGGCAACAGAAAAACGTGTTGAGTTACATCTTCATACAAAAATGTCAACTCTTGATGGAATTGACAATATTACTGACTTTGTAAATACCGCTAAAAAATGGGGACACGAGGCTATAGCTTTAACTGATCATGGTAATGTTCAGTCATTCCCGGAATTATATAAAGCAACAAAGGATAAATCAATAAAACCAATTTATGGTTGTGAGTTTACCTTTGTTGATGAAAGAGATTTGCAAATCGTTCAAAACCCAATTGATATAGCATTTACAGATGCTACATATGTTGTATTTGATATTGAGACAACAGGTCTTAGTGTTAATTATGATAAAATCATTGAAATCAGTGCAATCAAAGTTAAAAATAACCAGGTTATCGATCAATACGATACCTTTGTGAACCCAGAAAGACCAATTAGTCTATTAACAACAAGACTAACATCAATTAAAAACTCTGATGTAGCTCTTGCACCGAAAATAGAAGAAGTAATCCCTGAGTTTAAGAAATTCTTTGAAGGTTCAATTATGGTAGCCCATAATGCTCACTTTGATATGGGATTCATCTATAGTGTTTTAAAGCAAAACGACTTATATGATAAAGAAATCACAACAATAGATACTTTACAAATAGCTAGAAGTCTTTATAGTAATCAACTTAAAAGATTTAACTTAAAAGCTGTTTCTAAGTTCTTTAAAGTAAATTTGGAGCAACACCATCGAGCTGAATACGATACAAGAGCAACTCAAGAAATATTCTTACATATGCTAAGAGATGCTCGTCATCAAGGTATCACAAATATTAAAGATTTTAATATGTTAAGTGATAAAAGTGATGCATATAAACACTCTATTTCTAAGCATATAAACATTTTAGTTAAAAACCAACAAGGACTTCGTAACTTATATAAAATCGTCAGTGACGCTAATACAACACACTTTCATAGGGAAGCACGTCTTTTAAGAAGTGTTCTTGATGAAAATAGAGAAGGATTACTTGTAGGTAGTGGGTGTATGAACTCTAAATTATTCGAAATAGCTAAAAACAAAAGCTATGAAGAATTAAAAGAATACGCTAAATATTACGACTACTTGGAAGTCCAACCAATCAGAGATTTTGCACACTTAGAACAAGACATGGATAACTTCAAAGTAAACATCCAAGATACAATAACTAGAATCATAAAAGTAGGTAAAGAACTTAACATCCCCGTAATAGCTACTGGTGATGTTCACCATATTAGAGAAATGGATAAAAAATATCGTGAGATATATGTTGTTACACCACTTGTTGGTGGTGGATTACATCCATTATCAAGATATAAAAATATCCCTTCACAATACTTTAGAACTACTAACGAAATGTTAGAAGAATTCTTCTTTGTTGATGAAGAAACAAGAACGGAAATCGTTATAACAAATAGCCAATTAATTAACAGTAAAATTGAATTTGTTAAAGCCTTTATTCCTGAATTATATGCTCCTAAAGATGACTTCTTAGCTTTAGAAGGTATCCCGTCAGTGCAAAACAAATTAATCAAAATGGTTAATGACAAAGCACGAGGATTATATGGAGATACCCTACCTAAAATTGTTGAAGATCGTATTAATAAAGAAGTAAAAAGTATCACAGAAAACAAATTCTCAACTGTTTACTATATTTCCCATCTCCTCGTTAAAAAATCTCTAGATGAAGGATATTTAGTAGGTTCACGTGGTTCAGTTGGTAGTAGTTTAGTAGCTACTTTAATGGATATTACAGAAGTAAATCCATTACCACCTCATTATGTTTGTCCTAAATGTAAATTTTCTAGTTTTAAAATGACAACCGAAGAGAAAGGTAAATATAGCTTTGAAGAGAATGAAATTCGTCTACAAGCAATCCTCGATAAATACCAAACAGGGTACGATTTACCAAATGAAACTTGCCCGGTTTGCTCGGAAGATTTAAAAAAGGACGGACACTCAATTCCTTTCGAAACATTCTTAGGTTTCAAAGGAGATAAAGTTCCCGATATCGACCTTAACTTTTCAGGTGATTATCAACCTGCAGTACATGAATATATTAGAAAAATATTTGGCCATGAACGTGCCTTTAGAGCTGGAACGATTTCAACTGTAGCTGAGAAAACTGCATTTGGGTATGTTAAAGGATTCCTAGAGAAAAAAGACCTAACAATGCGTAAAGCAGAAATCGAAAGAAATGCTTCTCATATTACTGGAACAAAGCGTTCAACAGGACAACATCCTGGTGGAATCGTAGTTGTACCTTCATACAAAGAAATAATTGATGTTACTCCCATCCAATTCCCTGCTGATGATACAACAGGTAACTGGCGTACAACACACTTTGATTACCATAGTTTTGAAGATAACTTATTTAAATTAGATGTACTAGGTCATGATGATCCAACAATGATCCGTTTCCTAATGGATTATGTTAAAGAACATCCAATCGATTTTCCATTCTCAGATGCAACAGAAATACCTTTAGACGATCCTAAAGTATATAGTTTACTAAGTACTACCCAATCAATTGGTTTATCACCAGATGAACTAGGATTAGATAGTGAAGTTGCTAGTTTCGGTGTCCCAGAAATGGGAACGAGGTTTGTTCGTGATATGTTAAAAGATTCGCGTCCAAATACTTTTGCAGATATTGTAAAAATATCAGGACTTTCACATGGTACAGATGTTTGGTTAAATAATGCCAAAGACTTAGTAACAAACCGAACTAGTTTCGGTAAAATAGCCTTCAAAGACGTTATTGGTTGTCGTGATGATATCATGGTTTCCTTGATTGCTTGGGGTATGGAAGAAGCGACAGCTTTTGAAATATCAGAGTTTATCCGTAAAGGTAAAGCTGCAGGTAATCCAGATAAGTGGGAAGGCTATAAATTAATCATGAGGGATCATAAAATTCCTAATTGGTATATTTGGTCTTGTGGTAAAATCAAATACATGTTCCCGAAAGCCCATGCTACAGCATATGTTATTATGGCTTTAAGAATTGCCTGGTTTAAATACTATCATCCAATCGTATTCTATAGCGCATATTTCAGTAAGCGAGCTAGTGATTTTGATGTTTATGCATTAAAAGGCGGAGAATATGAAATCTATAAAAAATACCGTGAAATCATGGATAAAGGAAACGCTGCTTCTGAAACAGAAAAAAGAACAGCAGTCGTCCTAGAAGTTGCTTATGAAATGGTGAAGCGAGGATTTAAATTTAAAAATATCAATTTACACAAATCAGAAGCTAGAGACTTTGTAATTGATGAAGATAATAAATCACTTATCATCCCATTTATTACGATAGATGGACTTGGGTTAAAAGTAGCTGAATCAGTTGTGACAGCCCGAACTGAAAGAGAGTTTAAATCAAAAGACGATATTAAAGAAAGAACTTCTTTATCGAAGACGTTATTCAATAAACTAGATATGTTAGACGTCTTTGAAGGTATGCCTGATAATAGTCAAATGAATCTTTTTAACCTTTCATAA